From a region of the Emcibacter sp. SYSU 3D8 genome:
- a CDS encoding substrate-binding domain-containing protein, with protein sequence MNKTLIGLATVAVVSAAASGAAHARDRIQVVGSSTVFPYSQAAAEEFANKSGKPAPVVESTGTGGGMKIFCQGVGPDHPDVTGASRAMKKSEFELCAKNGVTDVSEALIGYDGLSIAVSRKGKDMDLTKKQIFLALAAQVPGKDGKLIANPYKNWKEIDTSLPDLKIQVFGPPPTSGTRDAFVELAMREGCKEIDFYKKMEKKDIKANCDRMRQDGLFVEAGENDNLIVQRLNTDPTALGIFGYSFLYENQDNLKAVKVAGVAPVADTIADGSYGISRPIFFYVKNAHRRAIPGLQDFLKEYVSAEAMGKNGYLIERGLVPLSDAKFKEVQAAVLGGTKMAAPK encoded by the coding sequence GACCGTCTTCCCCTACTCCCAAGCCGCCGCGGAAGAATTCGCCAACAAGTCGGGCAAGCCCGCGCCCGTCGTCGAATCGACCGGCACCGGCGGTGGCATGAAGATATTCTGCCAGGGCGTTGGCCCGGACCATCCGGATGTGACCGGCGCGTCGCGCGCCATGAAAAAATCCGAGTTCGAGCTGTGCGCGAAGAACGGAGTGACGGACGTTTCCGAGGCGCTTATCGGGTATGACGGCCTGTCCATCGCGGTTTCGCGCAAGGGCAAGGACATGGACCTGACCAAGAAGCAGATTTTCCTTGCTCTTGCCGCGCAGGTGCCCGGTAAGGATGGGAAGCTGATCGCCAATCCCTACAAGAACTGGAAGGAAATCGATACGTCGCTGCCCGACCTGAAAATCCAGGTGTTCGGCCCGCCGCCGACTTCCGGCACGCGTGACGCGTTCGTGGAACTGGCCATGCGCGAGGGGTGCAAGGAGATCGATTTCTACAAGAAGATGGAAAAAAAGGACATCAAGGCGAACTGCGACCGCATGCGTCAGGATGGCCTTTTCGTCGAAGCGGGCGAGAACGACAACCTCATCGTTCAGCGTCTCAACACCGATCCGACCGCCCTTGGCATCTTCGGTTACTCGTTCCTCTATGAGAATCAGGACAACCTGAAGGCGGTGAAAGTTGCCGGCGTCGCCCCCGTAGCGGACACCATCGCGGATGGAAGCTATGGCATATCCCGTCCTATCTTCTTCTACGTGAAGAATGCGCATCGGAGGGCCATTCCGGGTCTGCAGGATTTCCTGAAGGAGTATGTGAGCGCCGAAGCGATGGGCAAGAACGGCTACCTGATCGAGCGTGGCCTGGTTCCGCTGTCTGATGCCAAGTTCAAGGAAGTTCAGGCGGCCGTCCTTGGCGGCACCAAGATGGCCGCTCCGAAATAA